From a region of the Deinococcus terrestris genome:
- the rpoD gene encoding RNA polymerase sigma factor RpoD yields MAEPTRARARTKASAPAAPAAEAAEAVIPAAPKARKAPRPKATATPAPAAEAEAAPTPAPKKAPARKKAAPAPEAVSAAPTETAPKAAPAPRKAAKTPAASKAAPPAKGTAAPVPADKPYYAHPSIQELLKVGKAAGVLTSDEIAAALSVALEASGLDPESAEAFEDMQLFLAAQQIEVQDEGEDEDDDLDEETEGGPAAAAATDTDDEEKYFDDMPRAVSNDPVRQYLHEIGRVPLLTLEEEIALARRIEEGEEARKRLEEEGDTFDDRGRRRLMRQMEDGAAARQGLIEANLRLVVSIAKKYTGRGLGFLDLIQEGNQGLIRAVEKFEYRRRYKFSTYATWWIRQAINRAIADQARTIRIPVHMVETINKLTRTARQLQQELSREATYEEIAEAMGPGWDANKVEEVQKVSQEPVSLETPIGDEKDSFYGDFIPDENLDSPVDNAAKTLLSEELEKALSKLTEREAMVLKFRKGLVDGREHTLEEVGQRFNVTRERIRQIENKALRKLKYHESRTRKLRDFLD; encoded by the coding sequence ATGGCAGAACCCACCCGAGCACGCGCCCGTACCAAGGCTTCCGCGCCCGCCGCTCCGGCCGCCGAAGCGGCTGAGGCCGTCATCCCCGCCGCCCCCAAGGCCCGCAAGGCGCCCCGGCCCAAGGCCACCGCCACCCCGGCCCCCGCTGCCGAGGCCGAAGCGGCCCCCACCCCCGCGCCGAAGAAGGCCCCGGCCCGCAAGAAGGCCGCGCCCGCTCCCGAGGCTGTTTCAGCGGCTCCCACCGAGACGGCTCCAAAGGCGGCTCCCGCTCCCCGCAAAGCGGCCAAGACCCCGGCAGCGAGCAAAGCCGCGCCCCCTGCCAAGGGAACCGCCGCCCCCGTCCCCGCCGACAAGCCCTACTACGCGCACCCCTCCATTCAGGAACTGCTGAAGGTGGGCAAGGCGGCGGGCGTGCTGACCAGCGACGAGATCGCGGCGGCGCTGTCGGTGGCCCTCGAAGCCTCCGGCCTCGACCCCGAGAGCGCCGAAGCGTTCGAGGACATGCAACTGTTCCTCGCCGCGCAGCAGATCGAGGTGCAGGACGAGGGCGAGGACGAGGACGACGACCTCGACGAGGAAACCGAGGGGGGTCCGGCGGCGGCGGCCGCCACCGACACCGACGACGAGGAGAAGTACTTCGACGACATGCCCCGCGCCGTGTCCAACGACCCGGTGCGGCAGTACCTCCACGAGATCGGCCGGGTGCCGCTGCTCACCCTCGAAGAGGAGATCGCGCTCGCCCGCCGCATCGAGGAGGGCGAGGAGGCCCGCAAGCGGCTGGAGGAGGAGGGCGACACCTTCGACGACCGTGGGCGCCGCCGCCTGATGCGCCAGATGGAAGACGGCGCCGCCGCCCGCCAGGGACTGATTGAGGCCAACCTCCGATTGGTCGTCTCCATCGCCAAGAAGTACACCGGGCGCGGGCTGGGCTTCCTCGACCTGATTCAGGAGGGCAACCAGGGCCTGATCCGGGCGGTCGAGAAGTTCGAGTACCGCCGCCGCTACAAGTTCAGTACGTACGCGACGTGGTGGATTCGGCAGGCGATCAACCGCGCGATTGCCGACCAGGCCCGGACCATCCGCATCCCGGTCCACATGGTCGAGACGATCAACAAGCTCACCCGCACCGCCCGGCAGCTTCAGCAAGAACTCTCGCGCGAGGCCACCTACGAGGAGATCGCCGAGGCGATGGGTCCCGGCTGGGACGCCAACAAGGTCGAGGAGGTGCAGAAGGTCTCCCAGGAGCCCGTCTCGCTGGAAACGCCCATCGGCGACGAGAAGGACTCCTTTTATGGCGACTTCATCCCCGACGAGAACCTCGACTCGCCGGTGGACAACGCCGCCAAGACCCTGCTCTCCGAGGAACTGGAAAAGGCCCTCTCCAAGCTCACCGAACGCGAGGCGATGGTCCTGAAGTTCCGCAAGGGGCTGGTCGACGGCCGCGAGCACACGCTGGAGGAGGTCGGCCAGCGCTTCAACGTGACCCGCGAGCGCATCCGCCAGATCGAGAACAAGGCGCTGCGCAAGCTCAAGTACCACGAGAGCCGCACGCGCAAGCTGCGCGACTTCCTGGACTGA
- a CDS encoding DUF4129 domain-containing protein — protein MTPQLARHAVQTRPAAGPEARSWLLLAAPLVGLAAWPLWAVAGAVGIVGLARPWAWLRGMRLLALLLLGLLGELPSWVWVDTPDGAMAWQVADARLQAVQDSLPLLLGLGVLHVALWALEGGTRRLGAALLLGLLLWSALFGAGEPWALVWGALGLLLAVAGAPDQEGRALQVLAGRGQALRRLTLAALGLGVVFAVLSLPLPTQSDRNARIGGLPAWAVNGLSALVLGHYEAWKRAGCGDDAPGCSVSPRVIQAGQQRDAPVAWSKDAPAAEPPTPRRTVPEAPPPLSRRSGMILAVALTCALALVTGLGWLIWRWWRSPLRTGRSLAAAEALDTVLADSSHPHRVRQAYRSALASLTRVGLGRAPEETPAEHAARVSEALPDLANPLRQLLAVYAPVRYGLSPSEEGAEQAEAAARTVARLARPRSAPDAAGPALG, from the coding sequence ATGACCCCACAATTGGCTCGGCACGCTGTTCAGACCCGTCCGGCCGCCGGGCCGGAGGCCCGCTCGTGGCTCCTGCTCGCCGCGCCGCTCGTAGGGCTGGCGGCGTGGCCGCTGTGGGCGGTGGCTGGGGCCGTGGGGATCGTGGGGCTGGCCCGGCCGTGGGCCTGGCTGCGGGGGATGCGCCTGCTGGCCCTGCTGCTGCTGGGCCTTCTGGGAGAGTTGCCCTCCTGGGTATGGGTGGACACGCCGGACGGGGCGATGGCGTGGCAGGTGGCCGATGCCCGTTTGCAGGCCGTGCAGGACAGTTTGCCGCTGCTGCTGGGGCTTGGGGTGCTGCATGTGGCGCTGTGGGCGCTGGAGGGAGGAACGCGGCGGCTGGGAGCCGCCCTGTTGCTGGGGCTGCTGCTGTGGTCGGCGCTGTTCGGGGCGGGGGAGCCCTGGGCGTTGGTGTGGGGGGCGCTGGGGCTGCTGCTGGCGGTGGCGGGAGCGCCGGATCAGGAGGGCCGGGCGTTGCAAGTGCTCGCGGGCAGGGGGCAGGCCCTTCGGCGGCTGACCCTCGCCGCCCTGGGTCTGGGGGTGGTGTTCGCGGTCCTGAGCCTGCCCCTGCCGACGCAGAGCGACCGGAATGCCCGCATCGGGGGGCTTCCGGCGTGGGCCGTGAACGGGTTGTCCGCCCTGGTCCTGGGCCACTATGAGGCGTGGAAACGCGCCGGATGCGGGGACGACGCGCCCGGCTGCTCGGTGAGTCCTCGCGTGATTCAGGCTGGGCAGCAGCGGGACGCCCCCGTGGCTTGGTCGAAGGACGCCCCGGCCGCTGAGCCGCCGACCCCGCGCCGCACGGTCCCAGAAGCTCCTCCGCCCCTGTCACGCCGCAGTGGGATGATCCTGGCCGTGGCCCTGACCTGTGCGCTGGCCCTGGTCACGGGCTTGGGCTGGCTGATCTGGCGGTGGTGGCGCTCCCCCCTGCGGACGGGCCGCTCCCTGGCTGCCGCAGAAGCACTGGACACGGTCCTGGCCGACTCCAGCCATCCCCACCGGGTCCGGCAGGCCTACCGCTCGGCGCTGGCCTCGCTGACGCGAGTGGGCCTGGGCCGCGCCCCTGAGGAAACCCCGGCCGAACACGCGGCGCGGGTGTCGGAGGCGCTGCCCGACCTGGCCAACCCGCTGCGGCAGCTTCTGGCGGTCTATGCGCCTGTCCGCTACGGCCTGTCGCCCTCCGAGGAAGGGGCAGAGCAGGCCGAGGCAGCGGCCCGCACGGTGGCCCGGCTGGCCCGCCCCAGGTCTGCTCCCGACGCGGCCGGTCCCGCGCTAGGCTGA
- a CDS encoding DUF4129 domain-containing protein: MTTLPVPPARRPLRLDRSWLLLAAPFVAASWLPWWGVLAFFAVLLLIRFDQAAEVVRVPLLLAAACLTALPLLAGVGDGGGNAMGAILAYAALFLPVVLTAAVLHIGLNLLEVGRPAGAVWLALLLLPGVLGLAPSPVFGLPAGLGLGLLALLLCALGSTGREERPARRLTGSGRAVWNAALIGGVLAGLLALGTLALGPSAQPMFSLEGGAATEQQGEAPVSSSESISEGTVMRQRAPSGPLPAEAVQTGVQLPGADLVLLGGMLLLMSVIFLLWRLPKRVVDGPRRLHWWEIAAVAGMLLLGAMLLFYGMTAGGSGGPGAAPSAPAGEAGVGTGETTGEPAPGWALAFASWFNRVAFASAVLLSIAIFLLAWKLRRPTDDDLQVDLSAEEAASPSAPEALHRVRLAYRSAQASLGAAGLGRGPSETPAEHAARASLNLPDLASPLGTLVTAYAPVRYGGRVTDEDAERAEAAARDIAALSAEYRPLTPPDAPDSPSQETP; the protein is encoded by the coding sequence ATGACGACTCTTCCTGTTCCTCCCGCTCGGCGGCCCTTGCGCCTCGACCGCTCGTGGCTGCTGCTTGCCGCGCCCTTCGTGGCGGCCTCGTGGCTGCCGTGGTGGGGGGTGCTGGCCTTTTTCGCCGTCCTGCTCTTGATTCGCTTCGACCAGGCCGCCGAGGTCGTGCGGGTGCCGCTGCTGCTCGCGGCGGCGTGCCTCACCGCGCTGCCGCTGCTGGCTGGGGTGGGGGATGGGGGCGGCAACGCGATGGGGGCGATTCTGGCTTACGCCGCCCTCTTTCTGCCGGTGGTGCTGACGGCGGCGGTGCTGCACATCGGCCTGAATCTTCTGGAGGTGGGCCGCCCCGCTGGGGCCGTGTGGCTCGCCCTGCTGCTCTTGCCGGGCGTGCTGGGGCTGGCTCCCAGTCCGGTCTTCGGGCTTCCGGCGGGGCTGGGGCTGGGCCTGCTCGCGCTGCTGCTGTGTGCGCTGGGGTCCACCGGGCGCGAGGAGCGCCCCGCCCGCCGCCTGACGGGGTCGGGCCGCGCCGTGTGGAACGCGGCTTTGATCGGTGGCGTTCTCGCGGGTCTGCTCGCGCTGGGCACGCTGGCACTGGGGCCGTCAGCCCAACCCATGTTCTCGCTGGAGGGGGGGGCGGCGACCGAACAGCAGGGCGAAGCTCCGGTAAGCAGCTCGGAGTCCATCTCAGAAGGCACGGTCATGCGCCAACGCGCACCCAGCGGCCCCCTACCAGCCGAGGCCGTGCAGACGGGTGTGCAGCTTCCCGGAGCCGACCTCGTGCTGCTGGGCGGCATGCTGCTCCTGATGTCGGTGATCTTCCTGCTGTGGCGACTGCCCAAGCGCGTGGTGGATGGACCGCGCCGCCTTCACTGGTGGGAGATTGCGGCGGTGGCGGGAATGCTGCTGCTCGGGGCCATGCTGCTGTTCTACGGCATGACGGCTGGCGGCTCGGGTGGGCCGGGGGCGGCGCCGTCTGCACCTGCAGGAGAGGCTGGGGTAGGAACGGGGGAGACGACGGGTGAACCCGCGCCGGGTTGGGCCTTGGCGTTCGCCTCCTGGTTTAACCGCGTGGCCTTCGCGTCCGCCGTTCTCCTCTCCATCGCCATCTTCCTCCTTGCCTGGAAGCTGCGCCGTCCCACCGATGACGACCTCCAAGTCGACCTGTCGGCCGAGGAAGCCGCTTCCCCCTCCGCGCCCGAAGCCCTGCACCGGGTCCGGCTGGCCTACCGCTCGGCGCAGGCATCGCTGGGGGCGGCGGGACTGGGGCGCGGCCCGTCCGAAACGCCCGCCGAGCACGCCGCCCGCGCCTCCCTGAACCTTCCCGACCTCGCTTCCCCACTGGGCACGCTGGTCACCGCCTACGCCCCGGTGCGCTACGGCGGCCGCGTGACCGACGAGGACGCCGAGCGGGCCGAGGCCGCCGCCCGTGACATCGCCGCCCTCAGCGCCGAGTACCGCCCGCTGACGCCTCCCGACGCCCCCGATTCCCCCTCCCAGGAGACCCCATGA